The window TATGATCAATATCATTCAATTAGTTGTCTACATGAGCGTGAAACTTTGCACATATCGTTTGATTGGAACACTGCAATAGAAATAACATGATGTATAAGATCCTTTCTGTCCTTGCTTTCCTTAACTCTAACATTACAAAGCAGCAATCTTAGCTGATTCTACACCTGCTGTCCCTGTGGCCCTCCGTGTTGAACCAAAACCCAAAAGTGATATAAGGTAAACTGCCTGCAACACAACCTCTACTTCCATTTACAATTACCCTTTTTGTTCTTATTATGGggtgcttgctttttggacagGCAACAGGACCTCTTGAAGAACATTGTTGGGATCAAACCAAAGCGGCCAAAATTTAGCAGCCCCTCACAGCCAGCAGATAGCAATAATATGAAGCAATGTGAAGAAGATTCTGTCAGCAAGTTATCTTCAGTGCAGAATCAATTGGAACCACCTGTGGGTGAGAAGGGATCATCTCATGGGACTGTCAATGCTGAGCACACAGTGCCAAGGCCAGATGAGCTAACGGCGGAGAAGCAAAATGCTGCTGGAAGCTTGCTTGGCTTAGCTTACGAGAGTTCTGATGAAGAATAGTCTCATGAATGCCCTGTTTAGGATGTGTAAAATTTCCAAGATTTCTGTGGGGTCTGAACTGTTTTCCTGTGAGATTTCTTCATttgaaacaaatcacagaaggAATCTCTAACGCCACCTGTAGATTGTATATTAGGTTTTATTATGCTATGTTTTGAACCAGGATTTGTTGAAAAAGCTGCTGTTATGTCGCTGCTTCCATAgaacctgtttttttttttttgtaacagCACAGGTGAACGCTAAATTCGTTTTACAATCcatcaatgtttttttttatcaGATTGATACCGGCTGCCCAAAGAATGCTCTTCACGTTTCCGTGTGTTACTTCAAGAATGAAATTCAAGGAAAAGAATTACTGTACCTGAAGATGGTACAAACTCAGTTCGgaggcaaaagaaaaaaaaggcagcCCAAGCGTTCAATTGGCATGGCAAACAAGTATCACCAGCATTTGGATACCATGTGAACTATGCAGTACTAACACTCCTATCTAGCTTTATCAAAGCATCATAGCGGGGGCTACCATCGTGTACCATAAAAAAGAACTTTACAAACTACTCCAGTATCACAAACGCTAAACCAGGGGGGTAAGGTTATTAATTCTGTAGCCTTCAGAAAATTTACAATTTGGTCCAGTGGCTTAGAAATCGATGAAGCCAAGAGGGGGGGCTCCATGCATGTTAGATTGCAGCTGAAACGACGACAGATTTACAGCTTTTTCCAGAAGTTCCTTAAGCCATAAGCAAAAGATTTCAAACTGCCAAAAAGACCTGTGCTTGTGGATTCCTCAGGCTCATGCTTTGGGTTGTGTTCCCTGCATAAcaccaaaaaagaaaatacaGAAAAAGTTACCATGCCATCTAACATCAAAATATAAAAAGCAACAGGTTGTATCAAACAAACTGAGGCTACTCCACAAAGCTTCCCTGTTATGCATCGAACAATATGAAATATATGAAGTTTCACAATCTCTTTGACACTGAGAATAAGAAATTAAATATGCCCTGTCCTAACTATGAACTGGCCAGGATGTGTTTAACTAGCCTAGAGACTCGACAGCTCAACAAAATAATATTAGCTATGCGTTCCGACCCAAGGTTTTTAAAGCTATGCAAAACCTAGTTCCTGGTCTGGGTCACCTCCATGATGTTCAGGCAGTGAAGTGCCCCTGACCCATTGAAAAACTGGAAGTCTGGGTCAAGTCAATCAGAAACCAACTGATTCAGCCTTTCTGGGACAAACTACTGACTCACAACTTCTTGATAATCCATAAATGAACTCCTCTCTCAAATATCAGAATTGATGTGAATCCGCAATGACTTGGAATAAATTGGTGGAACCAGTCATTGATATAAATCCATGGAATCCAGGAAATATACAATCACCAGCTAGTTTACAATTTTTTACCTGAGTCCAACGGAAGATTCATCTTCCATCATCTGAATTAGCTATCTGAATGCACTAAATGACTGAAACAGTCCTCTTGCCAAGTCCAAGTAGTTGATCATACCAAAAGAACTAAACTACACAGGCATGGCATATCATATCCTACTAATGCTTGGCAAATTACTTGTTGTCTCGTTGATGTGTTGGTTCTAATGGCATTGAAGAAAAGACGATCTTGTGTAATAAGCTAATAGGGTAATAATACCTGTCATGTATGTTTGCCTTGAGCACATTGTCACTTCCACTTTGATCTGACACAATTGATTCACTTGCCTTCAGGATTTTTTCTGTATTCTCCAGAGCTAAGTTTTTAGCTTCTGTTTCCCTTTGCTGGTTTCCAAGGTCTGGTTTAGCCTCCACTCCCAAATATATGGAAGATTTGTCCTGCGCATGTATGATGATTTTGAGAGAAATGTCAACAAAAATCTTTGTTACACAAATTCATGTTCTCCAGAGGATATTTCAACTTCATACCTTTATGACCTTCATGCCCTCACTTTCTGTTTGATCGGATAAAGTTGGGCCATCTGCGGTCTTAAAAGTTTCTGAAGTGTTCAAATCATGCTTACCAGCTTCTGTTTCTACATTGTGATGAGAAGAGCCCACAGATTCCCAAGTTTCAGTCTGCATAGCAACATAACATTACCATTTAAAACATAAGGCTATTGGCGACAGGGGAACATAACTAGACATACTGAACCATGAATTCAATTGTACAATAGAATGTTTAACAAATGCCAAATGAGACTGCCAACAGAATGTTTTGAGGATAAATACAACAAAGAAGGGCAAACCTTTTCCACAATTCCAGTGCTTGTAGCAGCATCTTTTGGGGATATTAGCACATCATCTACATCTTCAATCTCCTGACCACTTTTGGAGCTGTCACAATTGTATGGATTCTTTACACAGTCATCATTAGGTCTTGAGTGCTCAGAAAATTCAGGTGTTCCTTCAAGTTGAGCCACCAAAGCTTCATCCTTAGGCCTGGCGTGCTCAGCAACTTCAACAGTTCCTTGAAGTGGAGCTGCCTTAGCATTACCCAGTGGTAATTTTGTACAATTATACTTCAATTCTTGAAGTACCTCACGCACCGTGTAGTGGGAGCCTCCAACTTGCTGACAGACATTTATTATACTAGGAAACTTCTCATCATTTGAAGCCCTAAACCTGCACTAAACAGACCACATAGAAACATGCGGTTTAAGAGTTCTGAGGCATAACTGAACCAGCTAATGAAACAAGGATAAACAATACGGGAATGCCAATCCTTAATGCACAAATAGCCGAAGTGTCCATTAGCCAGCTTAAATTTAAACCAAGTTGAAATCAGAAATGCTAATGAGCCGAGAGCTACACACTTGCTGCTTTTGGACTAAAAGAAAGGCTAAAACCAGAAACGAGGGTGAGAAAAGGTCACATACTTGTCAACAAATTCCACTATCCTGACCTTCCTCTCCTGCTTGCTAATCCTCTTCCGCCCCTTCGGTGGCGGCTCCTGCGCAGACAGCGGCACCGCATGCGCCTTCCCCCGGGTGGTCCGGTAGCACGACCGTGTGATCGCGCTAGAGATACCAGCTATAACTGGAAAAAGGGGGGGAATCAGACCGAACTTATCATTATGCAGCGGCTCAAACCTCAGAGCTTCGATTGAATatggggggggaggggggcgggcAAGCCACTCACCCTtcttggaggcggcggaggacgagAGGCGCGCGGACGCCTGCATCGGGCGGGCAATGGCGGATCGCGCGGACgagaggcgggggggggggggggggggggggcacctaGGGTTTTACGGCGAAGGCGAGGCCGATGCGGACGGACGGCCGCCAGGCGGTGGCTTCTGGGTGTTGGGGCCGTGGTCCAACCTCGTTTGTATACTCGGCCCATCCAGTCAACTTCGGCCTCGTACAAcctttcgaaaaaaaaacttCGGCCTCGTACGTTTGGAACCCAACGCAGCGGGCCAGCGGCCGACAAAGAGTTGCGTGGCCAATCGGTTGAAGAAGGTGCTCCCGGATATCATCTCTGAGTAGCAATCAGCGTTTGTCTCTGGAAGAATCATCACTGATAATGTCCTTGTTGCGTATGAATGTCTACATTATATGCGCACAAATCGATCTAAAAGTAATGCTTTTTGTGCTCTCAAGTTGGACATGACAAAAGCATATGATAGAGTGGAGTGGAAATATCTTGAGGCTGTAATGCTTAAGTTGGGCTTTAACCAAGCCTGGGTGAATAAGATTATGAAGTGTGTCACAACAGTGTCTTTCTCGGTGCTATTTAATGGTGAAAAACTTCAAGAGTTCAAGCCAACTCGAGGAATCAGACAAGGGGACCCTATTTCTCCATATTTGTTCTTACTTTGTGCAGAAGGTATTTCATGTATGCTCAAGGCAGAAGGAAAGAAGGGAAATATTCAAGGTATCCAAGTCTCACAGACAGCTCCAAAGATAGACCATCTTCTGTTTGCTGATGATAGCATTTTGTTCTTCAAAGCAATAAAGAAGAATGCTATTCCTCAATGAGGCTGTTCGGCTGATTTGATCTACAGTGCGGCTTGGCTTATTTCGGCTTATTTCCTCTCACacaatactattcattctaccagccGAGCACTATTCATTTTATCAGCCGAACAGGTATATTGGGATAAGGCTGACCGGATTTTTTGTTTAAAGATCTATGATGTCTTATATTTGGGTACAAATTTTAAACCCGTTAATACCTTATATTTTAGTACGGTGGGAGTTGCGGCTTGATGGGCAAGAACTTAACTCAGGTTTCTTAGCCTCAACATAGTAACTTCTGGAACCAATTCTAAGGTTACTATGGAGTCAGCACTCAACAGTCAACCCCTCATAGAAAATGTCTCAATATGGAGAGACACTTGAAACAACCAACCAACAAAGTGCTAGTTTCCTCTGCTAGACGACCTATATCGATTAGGAGAGGACTTCTGGAGGGAGAGGACTATCTGGAGAATTTGTTGGCTGTTGAATTTTAAACAGCTTAGCGACTGCGAAAAGATCATTTCCTTTCTCGTAAAGTAGCAACTGATTGAAGAAAATGATAAGCATTGCGATTAAAAGCAAGTATTATGATGGACGAGGAAGTGACGAGATGCTATGTGGAGGAGAGAGTAGGCGAGAGAGTGGAGCGAGTGACTAGCCAAACACCGGCAGAAAACGGGTAAAGAGCACTCTTCTCGATTCTACTGGCTGCTGCCACTGGCGCGCTGCATCAAATGCGGTGTCCACGCTGGATTTTATTTCGCGCGCAACCATTAACCCTGCTCTAATGATCTTCTGCGGTGGTCGAAGCTGATAAATATCAACGGTCATAAACGGTGCACAAGAGATTTTAGGCAGACTTTCAGCCCTAACAGAGTATTGCCAATGTCACACCATGAAGCAGCAATCCATCTGAACAATGCTTCGCTAGTAAAGAAACACGAACACATATGTGAAGCAGCAATCCATCTTGCCACTACCAGCAGAACACCATCACCATGCTGCAACGACGCAGCAACATGCCTGATCTAAGAAGCAAGCCTCATCCACTACGAGGCCGCCGAGACGACTCGAACACCGGACCGGCCGCTCGCCACGCTGCTACTGCTGCGATGTGCGCTGCGTCCACGGTGCAAGGTGCTGCCGCCGTTGCCGGAGCCGGCGCGCGACCCCCGGCCGCTGGTCTCGGGCCGCGACGGCCGCTGCTTGCTCTGCTGGGGCCTGTTCATCGGGCTGCAGCGCCCTCCGTGGCTGCCGGGCTGCTCGACAACCTCGTCGCCGGTGCTCCACGTCCGGTCCGTGGACTCCACCGAGGTTGGCTCCCAGGAGGGCGTCCACGGGTGGCCGGAGACGCTGTTGCTCCCGGCTGACTCCTGAGGCTCGGTCTCCGCGCGGATGTCCCGCACCGGCTGCACCGGCTGGCGCGCGGCGCTCGGCTCGACGCTGCCCAGCGGCGCGTTGACGGAGCCCTTGTCGTCGGCGGAGAGGCCGGGCTCGTATTCGTAGGTGCGGTTCTCCGACGAGGAGTTGAGGTCGGCCACGGCCTCGACGATGGAGCACGCCTTGGCGACGCACGCCGGGAGCGAGAAGGACGGCGTGGCGGGGACAGCAACAGAGGTGGATTGCTGGTGGTAGCTCTGGATGTCCTCGAGGAGCTGGGTGGTGTACGAACCGGAGTTCTGGTTGTCGAAGTCGCGCGACGCCCGCCGCGACCTGCTGCTGCCTGGCTGCCCCACGGGTCTCTGGCTCAGGCTATCGGCCAAGATGATGCTCGCCGTGCGCGTCGCGGTCGTATTCGACGAGGGCGCTCTCGTCATCTCTGCTGCGGTGGCAACGGTGGCTCCGTCCTCTGCGATCTCCGGCTTCGCCATCCCAGAACGGCAACTTGCTGCAACCGTCGGCTCCTTCCCGCGCTCCATGGCTTTCTTCTTGggcgtggcggcgacggcgttctCAATGGATTTCTGGAGTCACGGCAAGACTTTGAGCGAATTGACCGAAAAGAATtgcaagaaataaaaaaatcgaGCTTTATGTGATCACATCTTTACCTTCTGCGGCTTGGCACTGTGGTTGCTGTTGTTACGGAGCGAGTTCTCGTCGAGCTCGGCCATGGGGTTGCGCCTGTACGGGGACTGCTCCGCCTTCCTGGACGAGCTCCAGCTCAGCGCTGGCgtcggccccgccgccggcccgcagcCAGCATTCTCATTCGCCGGTACCATCCTCGCGGGAGAACTCGACCTCGGAGACGCGCACCTCTTCGCTGACGCCGCTGCGGGCGAGGgcgcgcgccccttctccctcgCGGGCACGGACACCATCTTCCCGGGCTGCTGCCTCgcgcgctccccgccgccggacgagcccgccgtcgccgcagaGGCCGCGGCGCCATCCGTGCGCCGCCCCGGCGACCGGCTGGCcctccggctcccgctcccgccgccgccgctcctctcccGGCTCCCCGACCGCTTCCGCTGCGGCGAGCCCCGGTGCGGCGACGGCctcgacaccgccgccgccccctgcctcTCCCGATCCTcgtccgcgccaccgccggaccGCGCGTCCTGGTCGAAGTCGTAGCTGCGCTTGGACTCGGAGCACCTCCTGCGATGTccgcccgccgcctcgctcGACGCCGCCCTCCCGGCCCCCGACGAGCTCCTGCTGAGGCGGCCGCACTGGATGAGGATCGCGTCCACCTCCTCCTTGGTGCAGCTCGACGTGCGCACCGGCGC is drawn from Panicum virgatum strain AP13 chromosome 1N, P.virgatum_v5, whole genome shotgun sequence and contains these coding sequences:
- the LOC120656582 gene encoding uncharacterized protein At1g65710-like, which codes for MGLCFSKKKPPATPAGGAKKPGKIADDKAKKTAQQPKRAAKPAGEPDAAGKAAVLVVRAKDAAPGGEERKKRPGSQEPAAAEKPLPVVVVPSAPVRTSSCTKEEVDAILIQCGRLSRSSSGAGRAASSEAAGGHRRRCSESKRSYDFDQDARSGGGADEDRERQGAAAVSRPSPHRGSPQRKRSGSRERSGGGGSGSRRASRSPGRRTDGAAASAATAGSSGGGERARQQPGKMVSVPAREKGRAPSPAAASAKRCASPRSSSPARMVPANENAGCGPAAGPTPALSWSSSRKAEQSPYRRNPMAELDENSLRNNSNHSAKPQKKSIENAVAATPKKKAMERGKEPTVAASCRSGMAKPEIAEDGATVATAAEMTRAPSSNTTATRTASIILADSLSQRPVGQPGSSRSRRASRDFDNQNSGSYTTQLLEDIQSYHQQSTSVAVPATPSFSLPACVAKACSIVEAVADLNSSSENRTYEYEPGLSADDKGSVNAPLGSVEPSAARQPVQPVRDIRAETEPQESAGSNSVSGHPWTPSWEPTSVESTDRTWSTGDEVVEQPGSHGGRCSPMNRPQQSKQRPSRPETSGRGSRAGSGNGGSTLHRGRSAHRSSSSVASGRSGVRVVSAAS
- the LOC120656579 gene encoding uncharacterized protein LOC120656579 isoform X1, with translation MQASARLSSSAASKKVIAGISSAITRSCYRTTRGKAHAVPLSAQEPPPKGRKRISKQERKVRIVEFVDKFRASNDEKFPSIINVCQQVGGSHYTVREVLQELKYNCTKLPLGNAKAAPLQGTVEVAEHARPKDEALVAQLEGTPEFSEHSRPNDDCVKNPYNCDSSKSGQEIEDVDDVLISPKDAATSTGIVEKTETWESVGSSHHNVETEAGKHDLNTSETFKTADGPTLSDQTESEGMKVIKDKSSIYLGVEAKPDLGNQQRETEAKNLALENTEKILKASESIVSDQSGSDNVLKANIHDREHNPKHEPEESTSTGLFGSLKSFAYGLRNFWKKL
- the LOC120656580 gene encoding uncharacterized protein LOC120656580 isoform X1 — protein: MSGREVREYTNLSDPKDRKFGKGKDKIDDEDITFQRMVAKMQEVAGERGGYLHGRGGISCFFYWKIHVGSLLTLSSVPLCSSALDSDDLLYLKEQMEAEEDAERLLRRTEKRAFAAFKKAAILADSTPAVPVALRVEPKPKSDIRQQDLLKNIVGIKPKRPKFSSPSQPADSNNMKQCEEDSVSKLSSVQNQLEPPVGEKGSSHGTVNAEHTVPRPDELTAEKQNAAGSLLGLAYESSDEE
- the LOC120656580 gene encoding uncharacterized protein LOC120656580 isoform X3 translates to MQEVAGERGGYLHGRGGISCFFYWKIHVGSLLTLSSVPLCSSALDSDDLLYLKEQMEAEEDAERLLRRTEKRAFAAFKKAAILADSTPAVPVALRVEPKPKSDIRQQDLLKNIVGIKPKRPKFSSPSQPADSNNMKQCEEDSVSKLSSVQNQLEPPVGEKGSSHGTVNAEHTVPRPDELTAEKQNAAGSLLGLAYESSDEE
- the LOC120656580 gene encoding uncharacterized protein LOC120656580 isoform X4; the protein is MQEVAGERGGYLHGRGALDSDDLLYLKEQMEAEEDAERLLRRTEKRAFAAFKKAAILADSTPAVPVALRVEPKPKSDIRQQDLLKNIVGIKPKRPKFSSPSQPADSNNMKQCEEDSVSKLSSVQNQLEPPVGEKGSSHGTVNAEHTVPRPDELTAEKQNAAGSLLGLAYESSDEE
- the LOC120656580 gene encoding uncharacterized protein LOC120656580 isoform X2, whose product is MSGREVREYTNLSDPKDRKFGKGKDKIDDEDITFQRMVAKMQEVAGERGGYLHGRGALDSDDLLYLKEQMEAEEDAERLLRRTEKRAFAAFKKAAILADSTPAVPVALRVEPKPKSDIRQQDLLKNIVGIKPKRPKFSSPSQPADSNNMKQCEEDSVSKLSSVQNQLEPPVGEKGSSHGTVNAEHTVPRPDELTAEKQNAAGSLLGLAYESSDEE
- the LOC120656579 gene encoding uncharacterized protein LOC120656579 isoform X2, which gives rise to MQASARLSSSAASKKAGISSAITRSCYRTTRGKAHAVPLSAQEPPPKGRKRISKQERKVRIVEFVDKFRASNDEKFPSIINVCQQVGGSHYTVREVLQELKYNCTKLPLGNAKAAPLQGTVEVAEHARPKDEALVAQLEGTPEFSEHSRPNDDCVKNPYNCDSSKSGQEIEDVDDVLISPKDAATSTGIVEKTETWESVGSSHHNVETEAGKHDLNTSETFKTADGPTLSDQTESEGMKVIKDKSSIYLGVEAKPDLGNQQRETEAKNLALENTEKILKASESIVSDQSGSDNVLKANIHDREHNPKHEPEESTSTGLFGSLKSFAYGLRNFWKKL